Part of the Zea mays cultivar B73 chromosome 4, Zm-B73-REFERENCE-NAM-5.0, whole genome shotgun sequence genome is shown below.
AGATCTCTGTGCTTAACAACTTGAAGCAATCAAACCAACAACCCATACGCTTTCTCTACTGAAGAATACAGCGAGTGCCACCCATGTTTCATGAGTTAGGTAGAGCTTGTTTAAATTAAAGAGGAATAAGTACCAGCCCGCATGGGGGCACATGATTCGTTCTTTCCTACAACAATCCATGGTGGCATAATAGTGGCCATGGGCAGAGAGGTACAACCATATGAATGCGGATAAACAAAAGGCGCTAATCAGTCTGCATAAAGTAACTGGTGGAATAGCTAGGCACATGCACATTATTGTGCAGTAACACTGTCAATCTGTGCTAGATGTTCATGCCTTTTTTTTCAGAGTGAAACTTTAGCTATCGGTTGGTGGCACAGGTCCGTGGGGAAGACATCTGCCATGATTCTAGCTGTGGAAAAAAGGGGGCTTGGGCGTGTATGTGCTGATGAATTGAACCAAAGCATGGAGTTACTTTTGTGTGCTGTGGACTTGCGATGGTAATATTCCTCCGTCCGATAGACAAATTGAAGGCAAAAGGTGGAAACAGTGTGCTGTGCGTGCTTTTGGTCACGGGGTGGAGTGGGGATGGAATGTCCTACTATGTTCCATTCCATGAGCAGTCCAACGGAAGCAGAGCAGAAAGGTCCAGTTTTTCCTTGACTGTTAGGAAGAGCCTGAGTTCGATCTGGAAGAGAACGGCGCAGGCTTTTCTTCACCTAtgtttttttttgtttggtttggtaCTCCTAGATTTTGCTGGACATGTGTTGTAGTGAAGACGATACAGAAGGTGATGCTATCTATGTGGTAGTTAAAAAGAGAGATAAGAAGAACAAGTGAGCTCGATGCAGTTTCCATTCCCAGCGGCGCCGGCGTCGGAGCGGAAGGCGGAAGCGGTTAGACGACCTGAGCTGGCCTCAGCAGTGGAGAGGCCGGGCGGCAAATGAATGGATGAAACGGGAACTGGTTGGGTTACCTTGAGCTGCGCGGTGACGGCGTCCTCCTGGTTGGTCTCGGTGATGAGCGCGGAGCCGGTGGCGGAGGCGGCGCCGGCGAGGGCGTAGGAGTTGTGGGTGGTGAGCCACGAGTAGTTGTTGAAGGGGAGGCCCGTGCCGTGGGTGGCCGGGTCCACGGGGCTGGCGCGCGTGCAGATGCTGCCCCCGCCGGCGCCGCAGGGGCTGCAGTGCAGGCCGGAGCCGCAGCcgccgccggaggaggaggagcacgCGTCGCCCACCTGCGCCGCCGCTGCCGGGTGCGCAAACGGCAACAAGAGCAGGGCGGCCCAGAAGAGCGGCAGCCGTGGCAGGAGACGGGCAGGCGCCATTGATTGATTGGGATGGACGGCAACGGCGAGGGCCGAGGAGGACGAGCAGGAGGAAGCGGCGAAGCGCTCTCGTGGTGGTTTGGTGAGGACTGAGGAGGACAGAGGACTCGGCCTACAACCTTTTTTTTATTGCAACAGCACAGCTACACCATTCTTATGAGATGTAATTTAATAAAGAGATATAAGAGAGTTCTATGAAAAATAAAAGAGAGTAGAATAAAACTTTAGATACACTATTTACTAACAGTTATTAACATGGCGGCCGCATAAAACTATCCGTTGATTGACCTTACTAATCAAGGGCTAATTTGGGAACcatatttttattttctttttcccaGGAGAGATTTAAAACAAAAGGAAGGCGAAAAAACTCGCTGATTTAAAACAAAAGGAAGGAGAGATTTAACATGGCGGCCGCATAAAACTAGCCGGAGGCGGAAGGACAGCACGGCACGTCGCATGTTTTGTTCTCCGTCTGCACGGGTGCCAGCCAAAGCCATCTTTTGTCATCAGTGACCAACAACAACGTGTTGGGAGGTTGGTTGGCTACAAGTCGTTGCTAGTGTTGGTAGGATTTGTTACCATTGCCAATTCAAATCACAACTCCGTCTTCTCCTGCTGCCTGTCATCATCAGCAAACGCCCACTGTCCATGACACACGACAAATTCAATATACATACATACCTTGCTACCAATTCAACATCTAGCCTAGCTACAACATTTCCCAGGCCAGGTAACCCTCATCTAGAACAAACAATGTCAACATTTCTCAGCCAACTAGGGAGCATTCAAGCCCAAGTTGGCTGCTTCCATTCGTACCCACACAAGATCTATTAGACTTGAACACATCTGGATTGACTACCTCACTGTCTGTCTCATCATGTATAATTTAGCTTCCATTCAAATTCTGAGCATCCTTTTCGTTTCAAATATGCATAACCAGCATGCTCTCCACACACTGCTGACTGAACAAGcacgacacacacacacacacacagctcGCGTGGAAAGGGACACTTCCATTCACATGGGCTTCCACACGCTGAGCACCTCCTGGAACATGTCGTGCATGAGCTCGCggtccgcgtggtggaagaagccGTGCATCTCGTCCCTCACGTCATAGATCTTCCCGAACACGAACAGGTAGGTGAGGCACCCTTTCTTCAGCCGCTCCAGCCGGTACAGCCACGCCACGTGGAGCCGCTCCAGCACGTTGCCCGAGCCTATGTCCTCCAGCAGGCTCTCCTCGCAGCAGTCCTTGATGTCGCCGATCCCGTACTTGTCCGCCGCCGCCAGCAGCGGCAGCCGGTGCTTCCAGAACTGTCCCTGCTCGATCGTCCCGTACACGAAGCCCAGCAGCGCCGAGCACGACTCCACGCACATGTCGCCGATGTCCACCGTCGACGACTCCTTCTCCCTCAGGTCGTGCACGAACATGCTCTTGAACACGGGGGAGCACGCCGCCAGCACCGCCTTGTGCGCCTTCAGCACCCCGTCCGTCGTGTTGATGGTCACGTCCGCGTGGATGGAGTCCGCCAGCATGCGCGACAGGCAGCCCAGGGCGCTCTTGCTCGCGATCTTCTGCACCATGCCTTCGTTTGGCCACACCGATGACGATTCCGtagcctataacaacagttagcaGCACACTGggcagcattagcatatcattagCTAACAGCAAGAGTGAGGAATCTCCCAAGTCATTAACTGCTGTCAAAACGATTAGCACTAAAAATGAGGACTACTGAATGTCGCATGAATCACGTTTGTCTGAATTGGATTtaaaaaaaaggacgaagctggaaTGGATACTTGCATTGTTCGTGGCTATCCTCAGGTCTAGAAACTCAACATCAATCGTAAAACGCCCATGGGACATCGCATCGACTTGCCATACAAAATCATCGCTGGTACGCAGAAGATGCTCGTGCACTGCCACAGGACAAGGATAAAACAATCACATTTATCAGAATAAGAGACAAGTGAAGTCATCAGTCATCAAACCACAGAAACAAGGGAGATTATTTGTGTATCAGGGTTCAGGGAGATTCTCCAGATCATTCGTCACTAGATTAGAGTCTGGTTCACGGTGCACCCAGCATCAGTATTAGAAAAATAATACCATGTAATTTTTTTTATGAAACAATTTATCATCTCACGTGAGTTTTGCAAACGAATTTCACCGAATTGGCAAACATTTTTTTTACTAAATTGCAAATGGAAACTTTTGTGCGGCAAAACCCCATGATAAAATTCTAGGTCTGCCCCTGCAGCCATGGTCTTTTATATGGGCAAAGGGATGCCTCATGTCCAGTCCAGTTAATCGCTGCTTCACATTTGCAATACACATTTTTGTATCCTTCATGAAGCAGCAGCATATCAACACTGCTATTTACTGGATTGGAGAGCTTCAAATTACTTTCCTGGTTGGTAACCAACTGTTGGAGGCTTTGGAATGCTTTTCGATAGTGTTTGGTTGGATCTTTTGTAACAGTATTTTATTACAGTGGCACTTGATAATGTTAGATTGTGTTTGTTTCGCATCCACAGTAAACACATCACGCCGTAGAGCGATATGGCCTTATAGAAACCTGATACCACTCAAACCCGAGTTTGGTCTATTCCATCTCCCCCTCGATATCTTCGTCCAGTTCGTGCCCTGTGATGGCGCCATGCCATTACGCCCCCCGCCCATTACTACAGTCTCTTCACATCCTAGCGTGACTCCACCCACCCATTCCCTTTCTCTCTGCTTTATACAATCTCATCCTGGATATGCAACTGGCTGCAGTGCTCCCACAACCGCCACCCACACATGAGCTCGGGAATCCAATCCGCTCCACTCCGTAGGATCGGAGGAAGATGTCTAAGAATCCGATGGTTGTCGTCAAAGGAGAAATGCTGATTTCCCCTTGCTCACGCCGTGAGGGCCTCCTCGAGCTGGATCAACATCGCGGACACCTGCTCCACTGCCTTGGCCTTGTCTCCATCGTCCATGTCCCTTAGCCACCCGAAGAATCGTCAGGACCATGCGCCTCAGCGGTCAAGCATGCGTTTACGATCAGAAACTAAACAATTTATATCTTTCCATTTGCAGTGTCTTCCTTTATTGTTTGTGTTAACGTTTACAAAATGCAACAAAACAGCAGCTTCCTGTAAAGTAAAACtcaaagcagcagcagcagcatctgaccacatttTCTGATAATTCCTAAATTTTTTTATGGTTTTCTACAGATGATATCATTAATTGAGATTCATTACTCAGATAGTGGATCATGACAATTTTGCTGAGCCTTCCTGTGAGGAATACTATGACAAGAACCGGAATAGGACAGTTTATAACTACTAGTCATAggcttagggcctgtttgtttagtaTTATAATCtgcctagattatataatctaacttaaTTTGAACTCACACTTAGTTcaaaataagttagattatataatctgagtagatTATATAGTTCAACCCTGTAAAGGTGGAAAATAGAATATATTCCCCCCTAAAAAAAGAACAGAAATAACTCACAGGCATCATGGGAATGGCCATCTAATCAGCCTAAAGTTGGTCACTCCACAGACATGTATGTCATGTAAATATGTAATCTACTAATGAGTAGTGATGTTCAAGAAGCACGAGGCAATTATTGGTGTAGGGTAAAGAAAGTCTGAATCTTGAAGAATCTAATGGAAGTAGGTAGGCAGTACCAGGGGAGACGCAGGAGCGTCGCGGCGGGCCGGCCCAGGAGACGCGGAGCAGGAAGCGCGCGAGAGGGGGCTGCTCCTTGGCCACCCGGCCGGGCTCCGGGAAGAGGCGCACAACGATGGAGCGGCTCTTCTCCACCGACAGGTACCTGGCACGATAGCAACAGGGGGATTGGTGGAGTTGCAGGAGCAGCAGGAATCGGGATCGGGAGGAACAGGAGGGAGCAGAGCAGACCAGTTCCAGATGCCGAGCTTAAAGGGGTCCGACCGGCGGTAGGAGCAGGGGCCGAAGGTATCGATGCGCCACTGCGCCAGCCGGGAGATGGTCTCCACGCGGGAGTCCGGCCCGCACGCACCTCCGGGCCCGCCGCCGCTCATCGCCGGCCACGAGCAGCAGCCACTCCAGTCCAGGGTGTGGAGGATTTGACGACACAGGCGAGGAGTCACCTCCACAAAAACTGTTCCTTTTTTCCGCTCTGTTTGTGCAAAAACTATTTACGATAAGAATGTAACCGTCACTTGATTGGGAACCTATCAACTCCAACTACTTCACCGTTAATTAATCAACTAGCAAATTACAATCCTCTTCTTTCATATAAAGAAAATCTTCTTTTTTCTAAAAAAAAAAAGTCACCGACGAGCCCGGCCGGGCGGCCGGCCACCCGGGGGTCAATGATAGTGATACCGTCTCGACGAAATATGTTAGTTTGGTTCAACTTCGTTTTAATTTTGTCACACGAGTAGGGTGATAATAGGATTTAAATTTTAGGCTATAAAATTAAAAAATCAGATTGAATTGGAATTAaactttatttttatttatttttaactaaaattaTTTAGAACCCTAACAATTCGTAACACATGCTTTTCCACTGTAGCTTTGCCAAAACCTTCTGGATTGTTGCTGGTATTGCATCCTCTCGCTCCCGCCTCCACAAACTTGCCTGTCCCCATTCTTTTCCAGGATAGGGTTTCAGTGGCTTCATCCTCCTATGTTATTGGAATCTTTGAAAACACATGAACATAAAGGTAATTAGAGACGGCTCACCCTACTTTGACAAGTGATTCAATCATGCAGGGCTGGTTCTTGGTTGTGGGTACAGTGCCTCTCCACGCACAAGCGAAGGTAGATGGAGGCCTGACGTAACATCTTCAGTATGCGTGTGTTTGGTTGGGTGCATGCGCCCGTGCAAAACTCTGGAGATGCAAAAATCAGACAGCTCCGTGTGTTTGGGGTTTATCCTCCCTACCCTGATTTCAGTAGCACTATGGAGGCCTGACGTAACTTCACAAAGATGTAATTTCTGCTAAGCCTTATCCCCCTACCCTGATTTACTTTGCTTCGAAATGGCAATTGTACCCACCGTAATTCCTCTCCGTCATGGGGGAGAATTAATGGAATCTTTAGGTGGGGATAAAGAAGGtaatgggtacccgcgacccgaaACCTGATAGTTATTTACTCTACTAGGGTACTATATGGCCTAAATCTTCTACCCATGGGTCAATTATTAAGAAAAAACCTTCACCCAATAGGTAAACGagtattagaacgttccgccCTCACCCATACTCATTAACCTATGGGTATAAAATACCTAATATAAGTTTAGCCCAAAAGCATGAATTTAGGCTTTAGTCATCCATCTCTCTTgactatttaacaaccttttgGATGATAATGCCATAAAAGGCTTAACAACTATTTGATGATCATGTAATAGAATATGTAATGTGTTATGTGGTACTATCCTAGTGTTGCTACTTTTATCTAATTATCTATTTATGGTGTTCTTAAATAGATGATTGAATcatgctagaaattttgtaatggtatttagatggatatacttgacagTTGTATAATGTAAATGTTTAATCTTTGTGGGTACGTGTGACTCGATGGGTGaccatacccacatgggtatgggtaaagggtaaatccatacccaccGGTGGATATGGGTGACCCGACGGGACTATTTTTTCGTCGTGGGTATGTGTATGGGATAGTAATACCCGATgagtatttacccattgccatctctaggtggGGATCCTCTTCCCCGTAAACGGCTAAAAAACAAATTGTAAAGGaacatttggatcgtgatctATTACCACCTCTACACACGAACAAACCACCACAAGCTTATTAGTTTGAATGAGCTAGCATTTGTCAGCAAAATAAAATATACACTTGTGTTGGATGAACTAATAAGTGATAAGCTGCGTTATTTTAGTGTTCAATTGATGTGACATATGAAATTATGGATATTATTACATATTTTCCAATGTTAAATTGATATATAATTAATTAGCAATTGATTATATTGTTAAATATAAATAAGTATATTCTTTTGGTGGCTCGTGAGCTAAACAGGCTAGGTCGAGCTTATAAACGAGCCGAGCTGATTTTCTGGGACAGTTCTTATCGCTTGATAGGTTCCTAGTGTGTGGGAAGCCAGACTCGTGCGAGCCTGACCGATGAGATACACGGTTCTAGGCGTACGAGCAGATGCAACAAATAGTCTTAAAATGCAATGTTTTTGCATCCGCTTAGACAGGCTGCATGCTCCGCGTGCAAGCAAACAAACAAAATCTCAGATAGAATCAACGCACACGGTGATCCAGAATATAACGGTGCAGGTAACAATCAGACCTTTAATGaaccgagccagctcgagcttgaTCAAATTGAGCCATGCTAGCTAGATATCTAGACTTAATACCGTCTCATGCAAAAAAATAATGTAGCTTCAACTCACGGCATGGTTAGATACTTTTTGTTGTTGTATGTTTTCGTTACCATTTCAGCCACCGAATATGAAAAATCATTCTTAAGAACTGATTGAGAAGGTACTAATTtcataaaggagaaattaaagaTTTACTATAATAACAAGGGAATGCTAATAGTGCATCGGAGAGAACCAAGTGTACAAACTCTATCTACATCTACATGCTACTCCATCCATCCACAAATATTTTTCTTTCTCACTTTTCTAGAAGTCAACTATTTTTAACTCTAACcatatttatatattaaaaagCTCATAATTTTAGTACATTGATTTCATTAGGTACATTACTGAATCTATTTTGTAGTAACATTATTCGAAGATACAAATGGGGCTAATATATTTATAAATCTAGTCAAACCTGAGAAAGTTTGACCGGCACGAATACCGTAACATTTGTAAGAGGGAGCAACATATAACATGTACTAACACTACTACTATGTGGAGGGAATAGAGGGGTCTACGGCGACGGTGACGCGAGTGAGGGGAGAGGCGATCGAAATGAGGGGGAGGGGGACGCGGGGACGTCGAGGTAGGAGGAGGATTGagagatgatccaaataatattgtaTATTAGATTTGAGTTAGTAAGGAAGATGGGGTTATCCAATTATCTAAATTGTTGGGTTTGATAGTGTGGTAAGTTTGAGTGCAATttgtttggtagatttagtgaaaGTTATGAGTATAGGGTGATTTGGTTGGATGTGTTTTGCAAAGTTTAGACTAGTGAATTGGTTTGATGGATTTAGTGAAGGTTATTAACAAAACAAAATTCAGCCACAAAATTGCTAGTTGCTCAGAATTCCTAATCACGAGATATATATTTCACTCTATTGCATCATTCATAGGTACTTTCCGAAACGCAGTGCccactagattatatattcttagACTCTTCGAATTCCTCAAAAGAGTCGTACATGAACTTTTAGAGCATGTTAAAGTTGTAAGTGGTCATATTTATTGTTTTAAAAAAAGATGTATTGAATTATTTAATGTTGCGCATACATGATGTATTTGTTGGGCGCTAAAATAGGACGACTGGACCAGAGCCGTCTCTGAGTTTTTTAGGCCCCGGTGTAAAACATAAAAATAGGCCCAGAGATCTATAGTATATAagataaaacaatataaaatataTCGTTTCATATTTGATCTATTCTCATATCTTTGTCCTCTCTTATTATCATTTTTAAAGTCGATATTTCATAAATAATAAACAATATTTACCTTTTTATACCATTTATATTCAGAAAATTCAAAAAATTGGGACCCTCAAAAATTGGAGGCCCTGTGCCAGCGCTCCAATTGCACTGGCACTCGACGGTCCTGGACCGAACGGTTCACACtgatggtgcggacggtccgcgtgcgtaCAGAATCAGTTAGAGTTTCAAGTTTCTTGCGGGATTTATTAGTTAACCGCAGATTTAGTTCAGAATACAgattgtaacgggtccagacctcccctcTATAAATGTATGGAAGACTACGACCGATTAATCATCAACAATTGTATCAATAATCAGTTTAAATCTTGTTTTTACCTTagtcattaggagtagttctagtttagctctaGATTACCCTCTCtacccccaaattctccgcttctcttcggctTTATGTCGATTAGAAGTGTCtagggtggcctgccgaccctaGGCAAGACCTAGGACCTCTCCTCCTcaacggggtccctcccgagagcgagatccaggcgttgccggcgaactccgccgcccctgcgcacgcacgGACAGTCGGGCCTtcagacgcggaccgtccggcccgtcGGGCAGGGAATCAGCCTCTGCGCCAGGTCactgaccgtccggcccctgctcgCGGATCGTCTGCGCctccgcagagagcaccgccgccggttctcaacGCAGTGATTGGCATCCGGATCGACGCCAACAATATTATTAAGGATCTCGAATCCATAGACCTACTAAGAAATGAGCAATTAAAACAAGGAGAAGTATGACCAGAATTAATATTGCCGCCCAATTGACGCAACTTTATTTATGGTATACTACGTGTTATCATTGCAGTGCAAGGTGGAAGTTGCTATCGGCTTCATCAGTGTGTTGATTAACAGTGTGGACCCATGGTTAACAGAGAGAAATGAAACCATCAACCAATTAATATATAGTTCAGTTCATATATATACGCAAGCAATTAATGATTCTGTATATTGTGAGTACAAATTGTACAAGTAAAAAATGGATCATCATCAGAGTAATAATGGCAACTAATTAAGCGCTAGCTAGCGTAGCTACCTCTGATCATCGACCATCAGTTTCAGTTTCAGATCTCACCTGTCCGTGAAATGACACCCtaccaaatatatatatatatatatatatatatatatatat
Proteins encoded:
- the LOC100217158 gene encoding BTB/POZ domain-containing protein At1g21780, with product MSGGGPGGACGPDSRVETISRLAQWRIDTFGPCSYRRSDPFKLGIWNWYLSVEKSRSIVVRLFPEPGRVAKEQPPLARFLLRVSWAGPPRRSCVSPVHEHLLRTSDDFVWQVDAMSHGRFTIDVEFLDLRIATNNATESSSVWPNEGMVQKIASKSALGCLSRMLADSIHADVTINTTDGVLKAHKAVLAACSPVFKSMFVHDLREKESSTVDIGDMCVESCSALLGFVYGTIEQGQFWKHRLPLLAAADKYGIGDIKDCCEESLLEDIGSGNVLERLHVAWLYRLERLKKGCLTYLFVFGKIYDVRDEMHGFFHHADRELMHDMFQEVLSVWKPM